Proteins encoded within one genomic window of bacterium:
- a CDS encoding DUF3343 domain-containing protein, translated as MSECLVTFSSTHYALKAEKVLKENRLQVVPMPVPREISSSCGLCLSFDCRLKESVVEALKKKGVEVEGIYLREEGGVKRSS; from the coding sequence ATGTCTGAATGTCTTGTTACCTTCTCTTCTACCCATTACGCCCTCAAGGCAGAAAAGGTCCTCAAGGAGAATCGTCTCCAGGTAGTTCCTATGCCTGTGCCAAGAGAGATCAGCTCAAGCTGTGGTCTTTGTTTGAGTTTTGATTGCCGACTCAAGGAATCCGTGGTCGAAGCATTAAAAAAGAAGGGGGTAGAAGTAGAAGGGATATATCTTAGAGAGGAAGGAGGGGTAAAGAGAAGTAGTTGA
- a CDS encoding aminotransferase class V-fold PLP-dependent enzyme, which yields MVYLDNASTSWPKPEEVYLAVDHFMREVGASPGRSGHSLSIEAGRILFETREEVAKLLGVTDSSRIIFTLNATEAINLGIKGLLAPGDHVITTGMEHNSVSRPLRFLEKEIGIEVTAITCSEEGYLDPGKLESAIRPNTRLIAIVHASNVTGTIMPVAQIGRLADDHNIPFMVDAAQTAGVYPIDVEEMKIDLLAFTGHKGMLGPQGTGGLYIRKGLNLRPLVQGGTGSKSEEEDQPGFAPDRYESGTHNTVGLAGLGAGVRFILKEGVDKIREKEKRLLGRLLSGLEGIERVKIYGPKDPNQQTALVSINLKGLDPSTVGYILSENFKIMTRVGLHCAPSAHRTIGTFPEGTVRFSPGYFNTDDQIDYTINSIKEIIAT from the coding sequence ATGGTTTATCTGGACAATGCCTCCACCTCATGGCCCAAGCCGGAAGAGGTCTATCTGGCGGTAGATCATTTTATGCGAGAAGTAGGCGCCAGTCCTGGCCGCTCAGGTCATTCTCTCTCTATTGAAGCCGGCCGAATCCTTTTTGAGACCAGGGAAGAAGTGGCTAAGCTCTTGGGAGTAACTGATTCATCCCGAATTATTTTCACCTTGAATGCCACCGAGGCCATCAATCTGGGGATAAAAGGGCTTCTTGCCCCGGGTGATCATGTTATCACCACCGGTATGGAACATAATTCTGTCAGCCGCCCCCTTCGTTTTCTGGAAAAAGAAATAGGGATTGAGGTGACGGCTATCACTTGTTCGGAAGAAGGATACCTTGATCCTGGTAAATTAGAATCCGCTATTCGACCCAACACCAGACTGATCGCCATCGTGCATGCCTCAAATGTGACCGGCACTATTATGCCGGTGGCTCAAATAGGACGATTAGCTGATGACCATAATATTCCCTTTATGGTGGATGCGGCTCAAACAGCGGGGGTTTATCCGATCGATGTGGAAGAAATGAAGATCGATCTATTGGCCTTTACCGGACATAAAGGCATGCTTGGACCACAGGGGACAGGGGGGTTGTATATCCGGAAAGGATTAAACCTAAGGCCGCTTGTCCAGGGAGGCACAGGCAGTAAATCGGAGGAAGAGGACCAGCCTGGCTTCGCTCCGGACCGGTATGAAAGCGGAACTCATAATACGGTTGGCCTGGCTGGTCTGGGCGCTGGGGTAAGATTCATCCTTAAAGAAGGCGTAGATAAAATAAGGGAAAAAGAAAAGAGGCTGCTTGGCCGTCTCTTGTCCGGCCTTGAAGGAATAGAGCGGGTCAAGATTTACGGCCCTAAGGATCCGAATCAACAAACCGCCCTTGTTTCTATTAACCTAAAGGGCCTTGACCCTTCCACGGTCGGCTACATCTTGAGCGAGAACTTCAAGATAATGACTCGCGTAGGGCTGCACTGCGCCCCTTCGGCTCACCGGACTATTGGAACCTTCCCCGAAGGCACGGTTCGATTCAGTCCGGGATATTTTAATACCGATGACCAGATAGATTACACCATTAATTCTATCAAAGAAATAATAGCCACCTGA
- a CDS encoding phosphoribosylanthranilate isomerase yields MTRIKICGITRTEDALAVVEAGADALGFIFAKSPRRIELSQAVRIAEKLPPLVSLVGVFLNQGAQEIQKVIASCPLTALQFHGQESPEFCRSFGSIKTIKAIRVKNKTSLVDLARYEVDAYLLDTYVKGQPGGTGKIFNWDLAADVSSKYRIILSGGLSSDNVAEAIRRVRPFGVDVGSGVESLPGKKDHQKIRRFIRQVRSLEQAD; encoded by the coding sequence ATGACTCGGATCAAGATATGTGGGATTACTCGAACAGAAGATGCCTTAGCCGTGGTTGAAGCCGGGGCGGATGCCCTGGGTTTTATTTTTGCTAAGAGCCCAAGACGGATTGAACTATCTCAGGCAGTTAGAATTGCCGAGAAACTTCCCCCTTTAGTCAGCTTAGTGGGTGTCTTTCTTAATCAAGGGGCTCAAGAGATTCAGAAGGTCATTGCATCCTGTCCCCTCACGGCCCTTCAATTTCACGGGCAGGAGTCCCCTGAATTTTGCCGTTCATTTGGCTCTATTAAGACCATCAAAGCCATTCGGGTTAAAAATAAGACCAGTCTGGTCGATCTGGCGCGATATGAAGTTGATGCTTATCTTTTAGATACTTACGTTAAAGGTCAGCCAGGAGGAACAGGCAAGATTTTTAATTGGGACCTGGCGGCGGATGTTTCTTCTAAATATAGAATTATCCTCAGTGGCGGATTATCTTCAGATAATGTGGCCGAGGCGATAAGAAGGGTTCGTCCTTTTGGGGTTGACGTGGGAAGCGGGGTAGAGTCTCTTCCAGGCAAGAAAGACCATCAGAAAATTCGGAGATTTATTCGCCAGGTAAGGTCGTTGGAGCAGGCTGATTAG
- the tsaA gene encoding tRNA (N6-threonylcarbamoyladenosine(37)-N6)-methyltransferase TrmO, with translation MEIIYRPIGIIHSSFNSLEDMPIQPTSDVSGSGSVEIFPDFVDGLKDLEGFSHIYLLYHFHKVHQSNLIVTPFLDREPRGVFATRAPSRPNPVGLSLVELVRLESNLIYVDRLDVLNGTPLLDVKPYVPEFEHTHDVRIGWLEQVKGQVRIQKSDARFQ, from the coding sequence ATGGAAATCATTTACCGGCCCATTGGCATCATCCATAGCTCCTTCAATAGCTTGGAAGATATGCCGATCCAGCCCACGAGTGACGTAAGCGGATCGGGTTCCGTCGAAATCTTTCCCGATTTCGTGGATGGCCTGAAGGATTTGGAAGGCTTCTCTCACATCTACCTCCTGTATCACTTCCACAAAGTGCACCAATCCAACCTAATTGTGACCCCCTTCCTCGATAGAGAGCCACGGGGCGTCTTTGCCACCCGCGCCCCCAGCCGTCCCAATCCAGTCGGTCTGTCCCTGGTAGAACTTGTGCGCCTTGAAAGCAACCTCATCTATGTTGACCGATTGGACGTGCTAAACGGAACGCCTCTGCTGGATGTCAAGCCCTATGTGCCAGAGTTTGAACACACGCACGATGTTCGGATAGGCTGGCTAGAACAGGTAAAGGGTCAAGTTCGCATCCAGAAATCAGATGCGCGCTTCCAATGA
- the murD gene encoding UDP-N-acetylmuramoyl-L-alanine--D-glutamate ligase: protein MNPKLEKFIQEVKDKNIHIAGLSGSEGAAVAQFLVRCGVNQVVGHDFQAKETFKKGFYQAHTSLSPKDRQRAFKDLLNLPITIRFQEEYLKDILEADLIFTGQNWFNYPANYPHLLKAKEKGLPFSNITQLYLRLAPGPVVGITGTKGKTTTGNLLLKILNSRTPESKQASKAYLSGNDRTRPQILNVLGEMKTDDILILEISNRQLTDLGRSPHIGVLTNISADHIEEHGSFDAYRRVKGSLFSHQTRKDWAVINYDDPFAREIGSRLSSKVFPYSRQFRFTDRGVFIEEDHPKLGTPLETRRGKVVAVRDGASEVLFEANDLRLIGGHNLENALAAASAAKLLGVEVEAIKAGIKTFQGVKGRLEFVREVAGVRYYNDMSSTTPASTMAALKALSGEPIILIAGGDEKGGNYAELARVIKEKVKRVVFLPGTATDRLKIYLSDFGYLEASDLSTAVKYTLDMAVLGDTVLLSPAGARFASQYVTDKEGFSRLIRKIANR, encoded by the coding sequence ATGAACCCTAAATTAGAGAAATTCATCCAGGAAGTGAAAGATAAAAACATTCACATAGCGGGCCTCTCCGGAAGTGAGGGGGCAGCCGTAGCCCAATTTCTGGTTAGATGCGGTGTGAACCAGGTTGTCGGCCACGACTTCCAGGCGAAGGAAACCTTCAAAAAGGGGTTCTACCAGGCGCATACCAGTCTTTCCCCTAAAGACCGTCAGCGTGCCTTTAAAGACCTGCTCAATCTCCCTATTACCATAAGATTCCAAGAGGAATATTTAAAAGATATCCTGGAAGCCGATCTTATCTTTACTGGCCAAAATTGGTTCAACTACCCGGCTAATTATCCCCATTTGTTGAAAGCCAAAGAAAAAGGACTTCCCTTTTCTAACATCACCCAACTCTATCTTCGACTTGCCCCTGGACCAGTCGTGGGAATTACCGGAACCAAAGGCAAGACCACCACCGGCAACCTCCTTCTTAAGATATTAAACAGCCGGACACCTGAGTCAAAGCAGGCTTCAAAAGCTTACCTCTCCGGAAATGACAGAACCAGGCCACAGATATTAAATGTCTTAGGAGAAATGAAAACAGACGACATCCTTATCCTGGAGATATCCAACCGTCAGTTGACTGATCTGGGGCGCTCTCCCCATATTGGGGTTCTGACCAATATATCGGCTGACCATATCGAGGAGCATGGGTCTTTCGATGCCTACAGGCGAGTAAAGGGGTCTCTTTTTTCCCACCAGACCAGGAAAGACTGGGCAGTTATTAACTATGATGACCCCTTTGCCAGGGAGATTGGGAGCCGCTTATCCTCAAAGGTCTTCCCTTATTCCCGACAATTTAGATTTACCGACCGGGGGGTTTTCATTGAAGAAGACCACCCAAAACTCGGCACCCCACTTGAAACTCGAAGAGGAAAAGTAGTGGCTGTCAGGGATGGCGCTTCAGAAGTCCTTTTCGAGGCTAATGACCTAAGGCTCATTGGGGGACATAACCTGGAAAATGCCCTGGCGGCTGCCTCTGCCGCTAAACTGCTTGGAGTGGAGGTTGAGGCAATAAAAGCCGGGATAAAGACCTTTCAGGGAGTAAAAGGCCGGCTGGAGTTTGTCCGGGAAGTGGCTGGGGTGAGATATTACAACGACATGAGCAGCACCACCCCTGCTTCAACTATGGCTGCCCTGAAGGCCCTCTCTGGCGAGCCTATTATTCTGATTGCAGGCGGAGATGAAAAAGGGGGGAACTATGCCGAATTAGCTCGGGTAATTAAGGAAAAGGTGAAGAGGGTTGTTTTCCTCCCTGGCACGGCTACCGACCGACTGAAGATTTATCTGTCTGATTTCGGTTATCTCGAGGCTTCTGATCTTTCCACGGCCGTAAAGTACACCCTTGATATGGCGGTTTTAGGAGATACCGTTCTTCTTTCGCCGGCCGGAGCGCGCTTCGCCAGCCAATATGTAACCGACAAGGAAGGTTTTAGCCGGTTGATTAGAAAGATAGCCAATAGGTAA